In Deltaproteobacteria bacterium, the sequence CCGCCATTATGACCGCGATAGTCCCATCAGTTTGGATAACGAAGAATTCAGCGGGGGGATTACGCGGCGGAGCATCGCGACGATTGGGCCAGGGCGGACCGATCCCCGGCTGCTCTCCCGGCCAGGGGGCATCGGCGACCGGGCGTTTACGTGTATTCAAGCCGGCCAGGCCGGCGCGCCCACAGGGCCGCAAACTGCCCCGTGTCTGACTAAGCGGCTGGCCGACCTCGCAGATTTCAGCTTCGTCAACACGCTGTCGATTTCGACCCAGTACCTGGCTGGGAACCTGCGGCCGAGCCTCGTGTTTCTCTATGACTGGTCGGGGTCATGGTTGGTGCAGCCGGGGGTTGACTGGACCTTCTACGATCCCTTCCGCGTGAGCGTGAAGTACAACTGGATCGATGGCAACTATGGCGGCATTGGGGTCTTCAAGACCAAAGACAACGTGTGGCTCGAACTCCAGTATCTGTTGTACTAGCCATCAGCAAAAAGGCCATCAGCTTTCAGCCAGCCAGACACAGGAAGAGATGACTTCTTGGTCTGGCTGACGGCTGAGAGTTTTCTGTAGAGACGCCTCGCTGGGGCGTCTCTACCCCGCTCTTTCTCCTTTCTTCTGCCGTAACTGACCCCTGATTTACTAAAGCAATAAGGCAGTCCTTTCTGCTAGGCTTTCTCACCGTATGTCCTCCTGCTCAAGTCCGATCCACGATCTGTGCCGATTCTTGCCCGAGTGAATCATCCCACCGTGCTGACCATTGCTTCGAGTGCTTCAGCTTATCACCGCGAAGGTGTAAGAAAGAAACCTCGTGCCGTGGAACACCGCGCCGCGAGGAAAAAAGGAGTGGACCATGAGTATTGATCGGACTGCTATTGTCGATGTCTTGTATGAGGCGCGCAGACGTGGCGCTCACCCGTCGGGGTTGAAGCAGACGCAGCTAACCTTAGACGAAGCGCTGACCGTGCAGCTCGGAGTGCTGCGTCGCTTCGAGGCTGCTGGCGAGCAGCAAGGGGGATGGAAGGTCGGGCTCACCTCGGGTGCTGCCCGTGATCGCATGGGAAAAGATTTTCGACCGTTTGGCTACGTGTTGCAGAAGCGAATTTTTTCCTCGGGAGCGACGGCACCAGTGGCGAACATTGTCAGTTGTTCGGTAGAGCCGGAGATCTGCTTGGTGATGGGTGCGCCGCTGCGCGGTGCTACGGTCAGTGCCGCCGAGGCGAAAGCGGCGGTGCGCGCCGTCGCGCCCGCGTTCGAGATTAACGAGCGGCGTATCCCGCCCGAGCAAGGCTCCGAGTTGCTTTTAGCCGATGGCCTCGCGCAGTGGGGGATTGTCGTCGGCCCCGAGGCGCCGGTGCGCGACGGTCTCACCGCTACCACAGTGGAGTTCTACCGCGATGAAACCTTGGTCGAGACCAAGACGCCAGGCACGACGATGGACGATCCTTATCTGTCGCTCGCGCGGGTGTGCATGCTGCTGAATACCTACGGACTGAGGTTGGAGCCGGGGCAGCCGGTGATTACCGGCTCGTTCTGTCACCATGCTGTGAAGCAACCTGGCTCCTATCGCGCGGTGTTTTCCGGGATCGGCGAAGTTGCGGTTTCGTTTGTCTGAGCTGTAGAGGCGAGGTAGAGTTGTAGGGACAAGGGGGCAATAGTGTTCGGCACAAACTTTGCCGGGGAACCAGGGTTCGTCCTCTGTCCGTCCTTCTCCCCTTCCCCTCTCTACCCGACAACTCCGTCAACAGCGTCTTCGCCTCTTGCAAATCCTTGGTGTCGAACCCTTCGGTGAACCAGCCGTAGATTGGCAGTAACGCCTCGCGGCGGCCAAGGGACTTGGCTACCCCCCGCCGGGTGGAGGCTGGTCCACACCTCCGCTCCGCAGCCTTTGATCGCCACCGCAGCCAAGAGTTCGTAGCTGAACTCCCGCCCGATGGCCGCACCAATCTGGAAGATCTCTTTGGCAATCCCAAGCCGATCCAGCCGCGCCATCAAAGCGTCTTGCAACGTCGCCGGAATCCCTAGCTGTGACATGGCCATGCCGCGACCACCGCGACGGAAACTCAGGCCGGTGGGTCAGCACGAGCGGCAGCGGGCTGGTTCTCATCCGGTCGATCAGCAAATCGAACACTTCCAGGCTGGTGGGATCAGCCCAGTGCGCATCCTCTAGGGCACGGCACGCCGTGCCCCTACAACTTGACAACTTTCTCGCTGACCGAGTACAGTCTCGGCATATCTGGGTTCGCAATTTTCAGTCGAGGAGGAATCGAGCAATGAGCAAACGAATGCTTTCTATCGGTGCCGCTTTGGGACTCACGGTGGCCTTGGCTTCGTCAAGTTTTGCTGCCGGAGCGTTTCGGGCGGATATTTCGTGTTCGAGTGAAACCAAGCGAGGCGTCGTGTCGATCGGTAGGAGGGGCAATCTCGACGGCAAGGTGAAAGATCCCACCCTGCCGTCCGGAGCGTACGATTGCACGCTGACGTGCGATGAAACCACGAGAGCCGCGAGCAACTGCGGGTTCGTCATTCCTAATACCGACGTGCTGACTATCGCGGTAGCGGGATTTGCCGGCGGGACTTCTTTTGTCTGTACGCACCCGCGCTTCGACATCGCCCATCAATCGAGTTCGTTCTCGTGCAGCAATGTCTACGAGTTCACGGTACCGCAGAATTGAGAAAGCAATCGGGCGTTACGACGCCGGTTGCTCTCCGTAGAGACGACGATACATCCGGTAGTTACGCATCACGAGTTTGACGTAATTGCGGGTCTCGCGGTAGCTGATGCTCTCGACAAACTCGTCGGGCGCTACGTCGACATAGCGGGCGCGCCACTTGTCCACAGCACCTTCGCCAGCGTTGTAGGCAGCGATGGCCATGGTCGCGTTGCCGTTATACATAGTCAGCAGTTGGTGCAGGTACGAGGTCCCGGCAGCGATATTAAACTCCGGGTCGGTGAGTGCGCTTGGTGCCACCGCAGGCGTGTATGTCACGCGGGCTGCTGTCTTCGGCAACAGTTGCATCAGCCCATAGGCGTGAGCGGGAGAGACTGCTTCGGGATCGAACAAACTTTCTTGGCGCATGAGGGCAAGGACCAAGTAGGGGTCGATGCCTTTCGTCCGCGCTTGGGGGCCGATCTTCGACCAATAGGCTTGCGGATAGAGATAGCGCAGCCAGCTCCCGCCTCCTTTTGCTAGCTCTTGGGCGAAACGCAGCGCTGCTGCGTGGCCATTCATGCGGCTGTATTCGGAGAGCAGGAAGAGAGACCCTGCGGTATCGCGAGGCACACCGTCTCTCACCACATCGAGTTCGCGCTTGGCGAGCGCAGGTAGCCCGAGGAAGACGAGTTCCTGGCTGCGACGGTAATGGCGGTCGAGCTGCGGCGGAAAACTTGGCGCGGTGCCAGTGCGTTCCGGTCCTGGCTTTAGTGGTGGCGGGGTGAGGTTAAGGCGTCTCTCCACGAGCGAAGCATAATAGCCGTCCGGGTAGCGACGCAGGAATTCGCGGAATTGGGTGGTGGCTTTTTCCGTGTCGCCAAGGCGTTCCTGAGCGCGCGCTTGCCAGTAGAAGGCGCTCTCGCCCTCTGGCGTGCTGGAGGCGGACTTCGCCAGCGCGCCGAACTTCTGTTTCGCTTGGGAAAAGTCGCCGCGCCGATAGGCCATCCACCCTTGTCGCCACCGGCCTTCGCGAGCGAGCGCGGCCTCGGGAAAGAGTGCGGCTAAACGATCATAGGCAGTAGCAGCACGACTCTCGTCATTTCTTTCCTGCCAAATGCGACCGATGGCATACCAGGCTTCGGCAGCTTTTTCGTGTCGTGAAAATTGTTGGGCGAGGCGTTCGAAGACCAACTTGGCCTCTTCATCGCGATCTTTGTTCCACAGTAACGTTGCCCAGTTGAATAGCGCGACAGGCGCAAGCGCGCTGCCACTGGAGATCTCCGCGATCTCCTTCCAGGCCGCAACGGCTTCATTGACGCGGCCTTGCTGTTTGTAGATGCCGGCCAGTAGCATGAGGACTTCCGACCGCAACGGACTACTCGGGAATTGGGCCTGAAACCTTCGCGCGAGCGCATCGACATCGGCGTTTTCGCCTTCCTTGTGGAGCAGCCGGAGCTCGTCTAGGTACGCATGATCGTCGGTCAGAGCGAATTGTTCGGGGAACTGCGAGCGGAGCCGCTCTACGTGCTCCTTGGCGGCTTGGCCGGTTGCCGAGCGTGGCGTGGAACGGCGGAGTTCCTGATACAGGTTGTATGCCTCACCCACACGACTCTGGCCTTCTTGCGCTCGCGCTAGAACCAGCAGTGCCTCTTGCCGGATCGTAGCAGGCGTATTTTTGGTCTCACGCGTTTGCTTCGCGTATTGAGCCGCTTGTTCCCACGATCGCTCTGCCGCCGCGAGTTTCGCGAGTTCCAGTGTCGCGTGGCCGGACCAAATGCTATCCGGGTGTTCGGACAACAGACGCTGAAACAGTTGCTTTGCCTCTGCCGTTTGCCCGTCTTCGCGCTGGAGAGTAGCTAAGTAATACAGGCTGTAATCCGCTAGCACGGGGTAGTTGTCTACAGCGCGTTGCAACAACGGACGCGCGGCTGAGTACTTCTTCGCATGGTACAAACGGTAGCCTTGACGAAAGATCTCGCGCGGCTGAGTCGGCATCTCGCCAGCGAGTTCGAGGGGCTCAAGCTCCGAGCTTGTTTCTTCCGCCGTGTCGATGCTCGGAGCCAGAGGGGGAGGGGAGGGCACTGGATACGCTTGCGGTGCCGCTCGCGGCACCGCTGCGGTTGCCAACGAGGTCTGCCGAACGCAGGAGGAGAGCAGCACGATGCCGAGTAACAAAAGCGCAATCCCCAGGCCGTGTATGAGCGCGAACCTAGTCGTCTGTCCGTCCGAAAGCGAGGGGGTTTCATTCCGAGCCGCAATGCAATGGAGGCGAGGAATCTCGTGTCGATCCTGCCCCCGTGAGATTCCTCGTCGCTCCGTTCCTCGGAATGACATCCCTCGAAATCCCTTGGACGAAGTACTAGAGCGCATTGTCGGGTCGAAAGTGGAGCAATGGGATGGCACGTTACGCTTCCAGCCGTGCACCATAGCCCACTTTCGCGAAATAGGTCATGTTCGGGTTGCTCATCGACTCGTTGACTTTGGAGTCGAGCCGATGGTTCATGGCGCTAGTGGCCCACTGACCGATGGCCACGGCTTTGTTGAGATCCACGCCGCTTTCGATGCCCAAGCCGTTCAGCATGTACACCAGCTCTTCAGAGGCGAGGTTGCCGGACGCGCCCGGGGCGTTGGGACAACCGCCGAGTCCGCCGCACGCACTTTCCAGGACGGTGACGCCCATTTCCATGGCCGCGTAACAGTTCGCCAACGCCATACCGCAGGTGTTATGAAAGTGCGCCGTGAGAGCGGAGGCGGGAATCCCGGCTTCCACGCACTCCTGAATCAGCGCCGTGATCGAACGTGGAGTGCCGACACCGATGCTGTCGCCCAACGCGATTTCGTAGCAGCCCATGCGGTAAAGCCGCGCCGCGACTTGCGCTGCTTGTTTGGGGTCCACGTCGCCTTCATACGGGCAACCCACAACGCACGAGACGGCACCGCGCACCTGCATGTTCTGTTGCTTGGCCGCTGCGACGACCGGCTCGAAGCGCGCAAAACTTTCCTCAATCGTGCAATTGATGTTGGCGTGACTGAAGGCTTCGGTAGCGCTGGCGAAGACGGTGATGTACTTCACCCCAGCAGCTAGCGCGTCTTGGAAGCCACGCATATTCGGCACCAACGCACTGTATTCGACGCCGGGCTTTTGCGTAATCCGTTTGTTGACTTGGTCTGTGCCCTGCATGGCGGGGATCACTTTCGGACTCACGAATTCGCCCACTTCGATGGACGGAAACCCGGCGTCGGTCAGCCGGTCGATCAGATCGATGCGAAACTCGACCGGAATAAAATGTTTGAAGCCTTCGAGTCCGTCTCGGGCAGTCAGATCGACGATTTTGACGCGGTTGGGTAGCGACATAGCAAGCCTCCAGAAAAAGAATTCAGAAGTCAGAAGCCAGAATAGCGCGACTGTAAGTATCGAGCAGGCGACTGACCTCCTCCAACTGGTCTCGCAAACTTGAGTTCTCCAGATAGCCTAGGTCCCGGACTAGGATCAAGTAGTACCGAATTTCTTCCAAGGAACCTTGGGCAATGTTCATGAACCGGGCTTTGTCTGCCTTACCGCGCTTCTTGAAGCCTTCAGCAATGTTCGCTGGAATTGAAATTACGGCCCGACGTATCTGGGAGGTGAGTCCATATCTCTCATCCTTTGGGAAAGTCGCCGAAAGTCGGTAGATTCCCAGGACCAAAGCGTGGCTTTTCTGCCAGACAACAAGATCCTCGAACGTTTTTGCTGGCTGCCTTTCCATTCTGACGCCTGAATTCTGGCTTCTGACTTCCTGGTTGCCAGACTACTGCCTACTCTAGATCGATTCCCCCCGATAACTCTTCGCCAAGATCTCGATAGGATTGAACGGTTTGTAGCCAGTGCCTTGTTGAATCTGAATGGCGGCGAGCGGGCAGTCGGAACAGGTTACGTCCGGCGCTGCATCCTCAATCCCACGGAAGGCTTTCCTCCCCCACTTCAGCGACGCCTCGAAGTTGTCCTTCTTCATGGCCCAGGTGCCGTCGTGACCGGAGCAGGCTTCGATGACTTCGACTGTGGTATTGGGCAGCAGGGCGAGCACGTCGCGGGTTTTGTAGCCGATGTTCTGCGCGCGCAGATGGCAAGGCATGTGGTAGGCAATCTTGCCAGCACCAGTCTTAAAGTCGCGATTGAGTTTGCCTTGGGCCGCGAGCGAAGCGAGGAATTCGGTGGTGTCCATCGTCTTGGCGGCAACCGTCTTGGCTTCGTCTGTGCCAAGTAGCCGTGGATACTCGACACGGATCATCTGTGAACAAGTAGGGTTGGTAGCCACGACAATGTGTCCTGCGGCTACGTGACGGACGAGCGTTGCCACGTTCTTCTTTGCCGCCATCGTTGCCGCGTCCATATTCCCGTTATGCCAGTGCGGCATGCCGCAGCACTGTTCGTAGGCAAACGCGACATCGACGTTATTACGCGCCATGACCTCCAGGGTATCCATGCCGATGCCCGGCGCGTTGTAGTTCACGAAACAGGTGGAGAAGAAGGCAATCTTTGCCGTTGGCTCTCCCTCGGGATTCTTCCATGAAGAGCGAAAGCGTGAGGCAAACGTTTTCCAATGAAACGGCGGCAAGGTCTTCTCTTTGTGAATGCCAATGACGCCGTGCATGAATTGCCGGTGGACTTTGTTTTCATTGGCCCAGTTCGCTATGGGCGCGGTCCACGAACCGAGCTTGCCGACGAGGTCGGGGTTGCTCAGCATTTTATCCACCAAAGGGACACCGTTCTTTTTGACCTCGTGGGCTTTGGCGCGTGCCATCAAGCGCGGAAAGTCGATGGCCCATTCGTGGTTGCCGGGGGTATAGGGGCAGTTGATATCGCAGAGTTTACACTGAAAGCACAGATCGATGACAGCTCTGACGTCTTCGTG encodes:
- a CDS encoding transglycosylase SLT domain-containing protein, translated to MLLGIVLLSSCVRQTSLATAAVPRAAPQAYPVPSPPPLAPSIDTAEETSSELEPLELAGEMPTQPREIFRQGYRLYHAKKYSAARPLLQRAVDNYPVLADYSLYYLATLQREDGQTAEAKQLFQRLLSEHPDSIWSGHATLELAKLAAAERSWEQAAQYAKQTRETKNTPATIRQEALLVLARAQEGQSRVGEAYNLYQELRRSTPRSATGQAAKEHVERLRSQFPEQFALTDDHAYLDELRLLHKEGENADVDALARRFQAQFPSSPLRSEVLMLLAGIYKQQGRVNEAVAAWKEIAEISSGSALAPVALFNWATLLWNKDRDEEAKLVFERLAQQFSRHEKAAEAWYAIGRIWQERNDESRAATAYDRLAALFPEAALAREGRWRQGWMAYRRGDFSQAKQKFGALAKSASSTPEGESAFYWQARAQERLGDTEKATTQFREFLRRYPDGYYASLVERRLNLTPPPLKPGPERTGTAPSFPPQLDRHYRRSQELVFLGLPALAKRELDVVRDGVPRDTAGSLFLLSEYSRMNGHAAALRFAQELAKGGGSWLRYLYPQAYWSKIGPQARTKGIDPYLVLALMRQESLFDPEAVSPAHAYGLMQLLPKTAARVTYTPAVAPSALTDPEFNIAAGTSYLHQLLTMYNGNATMAIAAYNAGEGAVDKWRARYVDVAPDEFVESISYRETRNYVKLVMRNYRMYRRLYGEQPAS
- a CDS encoding hydroxymethylglutaryl-CoA lyase; the encoded protein is MSLPNRVKIVDLTARDGLEGFKHFIPVEFRIDLIDRLTDAGFPSIEVGEFVSPKVIPAMQGTDQVNKRITQKPGVEYSALVPNMRGFQDALAAGVKYITVFASATEAFSHANINCTIEESFARFEPVVAAAKQQNMQVRGAVSCVVGCPYEGDVDPKQAAQVAARLYRMGCYEIALGDSIGVGTPRSITALIQECVEAGIPASALTAHFHNTCGMALANCYAAMEMGVTVLESACGGLGGCPNAPGASGNLASEELVYMLNGLGIESGVDLNKAVAIGQWATSAMNHRLDSKVNESMSNPNMTYFAKVGYGARLEA
- a CDS encoding four helix bundle protein — protein: MERQPAKTFEDLVVWQKSHALVLGIYRLSATFPKDERYGLTSQIRRAVISIPANIAEGFKKRGKADKARFMNIAQGSLEEIRYYLILVRDLGYLENSSLRDQLEEVSRLLDTYSRAILASDF
- a CDS encoding anaerobic glycerol-3-phosphate dehydrogenase subunit C encodes the protein MNRTPAYDLIDPRYWDEQDLRSEVERVFKLCADCRLCNKFCGSFPKLFDAIDSYCTEGQYATVDATKLKHEDVRAVIDLCFQCKLCDINCPYTPGNHEWAIDFPRLMARAKAHEVKKNGVPLVDKMLSNPDLVGKLGSWTAPIANWANENKVHRQFMHGVIGIHKEKTLPPFHWKTFASRFRSSWKNPEGEPTAKIAFFSTCFVNYNAPGIGMDTLEVMARNNVDVAFAYEQCCGMPHWHNGNMDAATMAAKKNVATLVRHVAAGHIVVATNPTCSQMIRVEYPRLLGTDEAKTVAAKTMDTTEFLASLAAQGKLNRDFKTGAGKIAYHMPCHLRAQNIGYKTRDVLALLPNTTVEVIEACSGHDGTWAMKKDNFEASLKWGRKAFRGIEDAAPDVTCSDCPLAAIQIQQGTGYKPFNPIEILAKSYRGESI